In Bosea vestrisii, the following are encoded in one genomic region:
- a CDS encoding sulfurtransferase codes for MTDIPTSGLVSPKALADALGSPGLVIIDIRAAAEGGRQAFEAGHIPGAVHSDYAADGWRAKVGNAPGMLPPLDHLAELAGRLGITPPSKVVIVPAGLAASDLAAATRVYWTLKLIGHGQQAILDGGFKGWRTQPGLPIETGPAKPIPASPYPVVVQQELRSTADATLIASRSKLATLVDARSASYFEGKEKAAEAARAGHIPGAVSRDYAAAFDPATGRFKPAGDLSALFGSVPTGPAVSYCNTGHTASLNWFVMSELLGRDEVSLYDGSMTDWTQDPERPVATVIA; via the coding sequence ATGACGGATATCCCGACTTCGGGGCTGGTATCTCCCAAAGCCCTGGCCGATGCGCTGGGCTCGCCCGGTCTCGTCATCATCGACATTCGTGCCGCCGCCGAGGGTGGGCGCCAGGCCTTCGAGGCCGGCCATATCCCAGGCGCCGTGCACAGCGACTACGCCGCCGATGGCTGGCGCGCCAAGGTCGGCAATGCGCCCGGCATGCTGCCGCCGCTCGACCATCTCGCCGAACTCGCAGGGCGGCTCGGCATCACCCCGCCGAGCAAGGTCGTGATCGTGCCGGCCGGGCTCGCCGCCAGCGATCTTGCTGCTGCCACCCGCGTCTACTGGACGCTGAAGCTGATCGGCCATGGCCAGCAGGCCATCCTCGATGGCGGCTTCAAGGGCTGGCGGACCCAGCCGGGGTTGCCGATCGAGACCGGGCCGGCCAAGCCCATACCGGCCTCGCCTTATCCCGTCGTGGTGCAGCAGGAGCTGCGCAGCACTGCCGATGCGACCCTGATTGCGTCGCGCAGCAAGCTGGCGACGCTCGTCGATGCCCGCTCGGCCAGCTATTTCGAAGGCAAGGAGAAGGCGGCAGAGGCAGCCCGCGCCGGACACATCCCCGGCGCCGTCTCGCGCGACTACGCCGCAGCCTTCGACCCGGCGACCGGGCGCTTCAAGCCAGCCGGCGATCTTTCCGCCTTGTTCGGCTCGGTGCCGACAGGGCCGGCCGTGTCGTATTGCAATACCGGCCACACCGCCTCGCTGAACTGGTTCGTCATGTCGGAGCTGCTCGGCCGCGACGAAGTCTCGCTGTACGACGGCTCGATGACCGACTGGACGCAGGATCCTGAGCGGCCGGTCGCGACCGTGATCGC
- a CDS encoding OsmC family protein, with protein MKARAKWVEGMAFMGEAGSGHAVMMDGAPEYGGRNIGTRPMEMLLIGLAGCTGFDVVQILKKGRESITGCEVEVEAERATEDPKVFTKIHIAYRVSGRGLSQAKAERAVTLSKEKYCSASIMLGATAEMTTSLVVIDELQQEAAE; from the coding sequence ATGAAGGCGCGGGCGAAATGGGTCGAGGGCATGGCCTTCATGGGCGAGGCCGGCAGCGGCCATGCGGTGATGATGGACGGCGCGCCTGAGTATGGCGGCCGCAACATCGGTACCCGGCCGATGGAGATGCTGTTGATCGGGCTCGCCGGCTGCACCGGTTTCGACGTGGTGCAGATCCTGAAGAAGGGCCGCGAATCCATCACGGGCTGCGAGGTGGAGGTCGAGGCTGAGCGCGCGACCGAGGACCCCAAGGTCTTCACCAAGATCCACATCGCCTATCGTGTCAGCGGTCGCGGCCTGTCGCAGGCCAAGGCCGAACGCGCCGTCACATTGTCGAAGGAAAAATACTGTTCCGCTTCGATCATGCTGGGGGCGACCGCCGAGATGACTACTTCGCTCGTTGTCATCGACGAACTGCAACAGGAGGCCGCGGAATGA
- a CDS encoding sulfate/molybdate ABC transporter ATP-binding protein, translated as MSVAVTIESVEKRFQNFPALRGVSLDIQPGELVALLGPSGSGKTTLLRVIAGLEQAERGRVLFGETDTRDLSLRERRIGFVFQHYALFKTMSVAENIAFGLKSRPRAERPSPVEIKKRVSDLLELIQLPGLEKRYPSQLSGGQRQRIALARALAIEPQVLLLDEPFGALDAKVRKDLRAWLRQLHQRTGHTTVFVTHDQEEALELADRVAILHDGRLEQVGSPDDVYDHPATPFICQFLGDANHLPVKVVGSQAFFQDRPVLGGLRQNVGGPASLYVRPQHLRIVDDAPLALPGVVEYLRRNGPLRRAEVAVEGLPKRLDVDLASQVAPAIGERIRLRITHGNLFAAA; from the coding sequence ATGTCGGTCGCCGTTACCATCGAAAGCGTCGAGAAACGCTTCCAGAACTTCCCCGCTCTGCGCGGCGTGTCGCTCGACATCCAGCCGGGCGAGCTGGTCGCCCTGCTCGGCCCCTCCGGCTCGGGCAAGACGACGCTGCTGCGCGTCATCGCCGGTCTCGAACAGGCCGAGCGCGGCCGCGTGCTGTTCGGCGAGACCGATACCCGCGATCTTTCGCTGCGCGAACGCCGGATCGGCTTCGTCTTCCAGCATTATGCACTGTTCAAGACGATGAGCGTCGCCGAGAACATCGCCTTTGGGCTGAAATCGCGACCGCGTGCCGAGCGGCCGAGCCCCGTGGAGATCAAGAAGCGCGTCTCCGATCTGCTGGAGCTGATCCAGTTGCCGGGGCTGGAGAAGCGCTATCCGAGCCAGCTTTCCGGCGGCCAGCGCCAACGCATCGCGCTCGCCCGGGCCCTTGCGATCGAACCGCAAGTGCTTCTGCTCGACGAGCCTTTCGGCGCGCTCGACGCGAAGGTCCGCAAGGACCTGCGCGCCTGGCTGCGCCAATTGCACCAGCGCACCGGCCACACCACTGTGTTCGTCACGCACGACCAGGAAGAGGCGCTGGAGCTGGCCGACCGGGTCGCGATCCTGCACGATGGCCGACTCGAGCAGGTCGGCTCGCCCGACGATGTCTACGACCATCCGGCGACGCCCTTCATCTGCCAGTTCCTCGGCGACGCCAACCATCTGCCGGTCAAAGTCGTCGGCAGCCAGGCCTTCTTCCAGGACCGTCCGGTGCTCGGCGGCCTGCGCCAGAACGTCGGCGGACCAGCGTCGCTCTATGTCCGGCCACAGCATTTGCGCATTGTCGATGACGCGCCGCTCGCTTTGCCCGGCGTAGTCGAGTACCTGCGCCGCAATGGGCCGCTGCGGCGTGCCGAGGTCGCCGTCGAAGGGCTGCCCAAGCGGCTCGACGTCGATCTCGCCAGCCAGGTCGCCCCGGCGATCGGCGAGCGCATCCGGCTGCGCATCACGCATGGCAACCTGTTTGCCGCGGCTTGA
- the cysW gene encoding sulfate ABC transporter permease subunit CysW, with protein sequence MSDASLPYQIEDLAPARAARRVSGESRIVQFAMIVVSLAFLSLFLFLPLISVFVEAGARGWHAYREAILEPDALAAIRLTLFVAAIAVPFNVIFGLAAAWAIAKFEFRGKSLLISFIDLPFSVSPVISGLVFVLLFGAQGYFGPWLAANDIKIVFAVPGIVLATVFVTFPFVARELIPHMQSLGSADEEAALTLGASGWRTFLMVTLPNVKWSLFYGVLLCNARAMGEFGAVAVVSGRIRGLTNTMPLHVEILYNEYMGAAAFAVASLLAGLALVTLVLKTVLEWRFADSIAASRRH encoded by the coding sequence ATGTCTGACGCCAGCCTGCCCTATCAGATCGAGGACCTTGCTCCCGCCCGTGCGGCGCGGCGCGTGTCTGGCGAATCCCGCATCGTCCAGTTCGCGATGATCGTCGTCTCGCTCGCCTTCCTCAGCCTGTTCCTGTTCCTGCCGCTGATCTCGGTCTTCGTCGAGGCGGGAGCTCGCGGTTGGCACGCCTATCGCGAGGCGATCCTCGAGCCTGATGCACTGGCGGCAATCCGGCTCACTCTCTTCGTCGCGGCGATCGCAGTGCCGTTCAACGTCATCTTCGGGCTGGCGGCGGCCTGGGCGATCGCCAAGTTCGAGTTCCGCGGCAAGAGCCTGCTGATCAGCTTCATCGACCTGCCCTTCTCGGTCTCGCCGGTGATCTCGGGCCTGGTCTTCGTGCTGCTCTTCGGCGCACAGGGTTATTTCGGCCCCTGGCTCGCGGCGAACGACATCAAGATCGTCTTCGCCGTGCCGGGCATCGTGCTGGCGACGGTCTTCGTCACCTTCCCCTTCGTCGCCCGCGAACTCATCCCGCATATGCAGTCGCTCGGCTCGGCCGACGAGGAGGCAGCACTGACGCTCGGCGCCTCGGGCTGGCGCACCTTCCTGATGGTGACGCTGCCGAATGTGAAATGGAGCCTGTTCTACGGCGTCCTGCTCTGCAATGCCCGCGCCATGGGCGAGTTCGGCGCCGTCGCCGTCGTCTCCGGCAGGATTCGCGGCCTGACCAACACCATGCCGCTGCATGTCGAGATTCTCTATAACGAGTACATGGGTGCCGCCGCCTTCGCCGTCGCCTCGCTGCTGGCGGGCCTGGCCCTCGTCACGCTCGTCCTGAAAACCGTGCTGGAATGGCGCTTCGCGGATTCAATCGCCGCCAGCCGCCGTCACTGA
- the cysT gene encoding sulfate ABC transporter permease subunit CysT, with protein MTATVFRWREPSILPGFGLALGITVTALSLVVLIPLAALFLKAASAGPADIWAVATSPRTLAALKLSFGGALFAAAINAVFGLILAWVLVRYEFPGKRLIDAAVDLPFALPTAVAGIALAAIYAPNGWVGGLLAPYDIKVAYTPLGVMVALIFIGLPFVVRTIQPVLEELPADIEEAAALLGASRWRTVFSVLLPPVLPALLTGFVLAFARAVGEYGSVIFIAGNVPMVSEIAPLLIVIRLEQFDYAGAAVVATIMLLLSFALILLVNLIQARARRRFGDV; from the coding sequence ATGACGGCGACGGTCTTCCGCTGGCGCGAGCCCAGCATCCTGCCGGGCTTCGGCCTGGCGCTGGGCATCACGGTGACGGCGCTGTCGCTGGTGGTGCTGATTCCACTCGCCGCCTTGTTCCTCAAGGCGGCGAGTGCCGGTCCGGCCGATATCTGGGCGGTGGCGACCTCGCCGCGCACTCTGGCGGCGTTGAAACTCTCCTTCGGGGGCGCCCTCTTCGCAGCTGCGATCAACGCGGTCTTCGGGCTGATCCTGGCGTGGGTCCTCGTTCGCTACGAGTTTCCGGGCAAGCGCCTGATCGATGCAGCGGTCGACCTGCCTTTCGCCTTGCCGACGGCGGTCGCCGGTATCGCGCTGGCGGCGATCTATGCGCCCAATGGCTGGGTCGGCGGGCTGCTCGCGCCCTATGACATCAAGGTCGCCTATACGCCGCTCGGCGTGATGGTGGCGCTGATCTTCATCGGCCTGCCCTTCGTCGTACGCACCATCCAGCCTGTGCTGGAAGAGCTGCCGGCCGACATCGAGGAGGCCGCAGCGCTGCTCGGCGCCAGTCGCTGGCGCACTGTCTTCAGTGTCCTGCTGCCGCCGGTGCTGCCGGCGCTGTTGACCGGTTTCGTGCTGGCCTTCGCGCGCGCCGTCGGCGAGTACGGCTCGGTGATCTTCATCGCCGGCAACGTGCCGATGGTCTCAGAGATCGCACCGCTCCTGATCGTGATCCGGCTCGAGCAGTTCGACTATGCCGGCGCGGCCGTGGTCGCGACGATCATGCTGCTTTTGTCCTTCGCGCTGATCCTGCTGGTCAATCTGATCCAGGCTCGCGCCCGCCGGAGGTTCGGCGATGTCTGA
- a CDS encoding sulfate ABC transporter substrate-binding protein — protein sequence MTRQRLRRLLQAGLTLGAFALCFGVITGARAQTELLNVSYDPTRELYREINTAFIADWNGKNAKKISTIRQSHGGSGAQARTVIDGLNADVLTLALAGDIDAVAERSKKLPLDWQKRLPQNSSPYTSTIVFLVRKGNPKAIKDWGDLVKPGVQIITPNPKTSGGARWNYLAAWAYAEKAFNKDEAKVRDYVGKLLANVPVLDTGARGATTTFTQRGIGDVFLSWENEAFLALKEFGEDKFDIVVPSLSILAEPPVAVVDGNVDAKGTRAEAQAYLEFLYTPKGQAIIAKNYYRPRNPEAADPKDIARFPKVELITIDESFGGWAKAQSAHFGDGGTFDQLYKPAR from the coding sequence ATGACGCGACAGAGACTTCGCCGCCTGCTGCAAGCCGGCCTGACGCTCGGAGCCTTCGCCCTGTGCTTCGGTGTGATCACCGGCGCCCGTGCGCAAACCGAGCTGCTCAACGTTTCCTATGACCCGACCCGCGAGCTCTATCGCGAGATCAACACGGCCTTCATCGCCGACTGGAACGGCAAGAACGCCAAGAAGATCAGCACGATCCGGCAGTCGCATGGCGGCTCGGGCGCGCAGGCCCGCACCGTCATCGATGGGCTCAACGCAGATGTGCTGACGCTGGCGCTCGCCGGCGACATCGACGCGGTCGCCGAGCGCTCGAAGAAGCTGCCGCTCGACTGGCAGAAGCGCCTGCCGCAGAACTCCTCGCCCTACACCTCGACGATCGTGTTCCTGGTCCGCAAGGGCAATCCGAAGGCGATCAAGGACTGGGGCGACCTGGTGAAGCCCGGCGTCCAGATCATCACCCCGAATCCGAAGACATCGGGCGGCGCCCGCTGGAACTATCTCGCTGCCTGGGCCTATGCCGAGAAGGCCTTCAACAAGGACGAGGCCAAGGTCCGCGATTATGTCGGCAAGCTGCTCGCCAATGTCCCGGTGCTCGACACCGGCGCGCGCGGCGCCACTACGACCTTTACCCAACGCGGCATCGGCGACGTCTTCCTGTCCTGGGAGAACGAGGCGTTCTTGGCGCTGAAGGAGTTCGGCGAGGACAAGTTCGACATCGTCGTGCCCTCGCTCTCGATCCTGGCCGAGCCGCCGGTCGCGGTCGTCGACGGCAATGTCGACGCCAAGGGCACCCGCGCCGAGGCGCAGGCCTATCTCGAGTTCCTCTACACCCCGAAGGGCCAGGCGATCATCGCCAAGAACTATTACCGCCCGCGCAATCCAGAAGCTGCCGACCCGAAGGACATCGCCCGTTTCCCGAAGGTCGAGCTCATCACCATCGATGAGAGCTTCGGTGGCTGGGCCAAGGCGCAGTCCGCTCATTTCGGCGATGGCGGCACCTTCGACCAGCTCTACAAGCCGGCCCGGTAA
- the cysG gene encoding siroheme synthase CysG, whose protein sequence is MSARRPEATAPRRIERLATLPLFHKLEGRKVVLAGASEGALWKAELLAAAGSELLILAGDQPEIFAGLAADPPAGSVTVLPRAWQADDLDGAALAIADIDSLDEAKAFAAAARQSGVPVNVVDKPEFCDFAFGSLVNRSPLVVAISTDGAAPVFGQAIRAKIEALLPAGLKAWSQAAHDWRPLVKARELAFPLRRDFWERFTSRALAEPQRRPDESDRDSLSTTLDEIERGGTPNGRVTLVGAGPGDPELLTLKAIRALQSADIILYDDLVSAGVLELARREAKRMLVGKQGYGPAVKQDDINAMLVSLAGQGKHVVRLKGGDPGIFGRAGEEIEACRRAGIPVAIVPGISAAQGAAASLGLSLTHRDYARRLQFVTGHARDGKLPQDLDWKALADPAATTALYMARATLPLFREKALAAGLDPATPAIAVLGATTPAEMRIATSIAELPERLGELPSKGPVLVLIGHAMGAALLAAASGKLAQG, encoded by the coding sequence ATGAGCGCAAGACGCCCGGAAGCCACCGCCCCACGCCGGATCGAACGGCTCGCGACCCTGCCGCTCTTCCACAAGCTGGAGGGGCGCAAGGTCGTGCTTGCAGGGGCGAGCGAGGGCGCGCTCTGGAAAGCCGAATTGCTCGCAGCGGCGGGCAGCGAGCTGTTGATCCTTGCCGGCGACCAGCCCGAGATATTCGCCGGTCTTGCGGCCGATCCGCCGGCTGGCTCGGTTACGGTGCTGCCGCGCGCCTGGCAGGCTGATGATCTCGATGGCGCCGCGCTCGCCATCGCCGACATCGATTCCCTCGACGAAGCCAAGGCCTTCGCCGCCGCCGCCCGGCAGTCCGGCGTGCCGGTCAATGTCGTCGACAAGCCCGAATTCTGCGATTTCGCCTTCGGCTCGCTGGTCAATCGTTCGCCGCTCGTCGTCGCGATCTCGACCGACGGCGCCGCGCCCGTCTTCGGCCAGGCGATCCGCGCCAAGATCGAGGCCTTGCTGCCGGCGGGGCTGAAGGCTTGGTCGCAGGCCGCGCATGATTGGCGCCCGCTGGTCAAGGCGCGCGAACTCGCCTTCCCGCTCCGCCGCGATTTCTGGGAGCGCTTCACCAGCCGCGCCCTAGCCGAGCCGCAGCGCCGGCCTGACGAGAGCGACCGGGACAGCCTTTCCACCACGCTCGACGAGATCGAGCGTGGTGGCACGCCGAACGGCCGCGTCACGCTGGTCGGCGCCGGGCCGGGCGATCCGGAGTTGCTGACGCTGAAGGCGATCCGGGCGCTCCAGAGCGCCGACATCATCCTTTACGACGATCTGGTTTCCGCCGGCGTGCTCGAACTCGCCCGGCGCGAGGCCAAGCGCATGTTGGTCGGCAAGCAGGGCTATGGTCCGGCCGTGAAGCAGGACGACATCAACGCGATGCTGGTCTCGCTCGCTGGCCAGGGCAAGCATGTGGTGCGGCTGAAAGGCGGCGATCCCGGCATCTTCGGGCGCGCCGGCGAAGAGATCGAGGCCTGCCGCCGCGCCGGCATCCCTGTTGCGATCGTGCCCGGCATTTCGGCAGCGCAGGGCGCGGCCGCCTCGCTCGGCCTGTCGCTGACCCATCGTGATTATGCCCGCCGGCTGCAGTTCGTCACCGGCCATGCCCGCGACGGCAAGCTGCCGCAGGATCTCGACTGGAAGGCGCTCGCCGATCCGGCCGCGACCACTGCGCTCTACATGGCGCGCGCTACCCTGCCGCTGTTCCGCGAGAAGGCGCTCGCCGCCGGGCTCGATCCTGCGACACCGGCGATCGCGGTGCTCGGAGCCACCACCCCCGCCGAGATGCGGATCGCCACCTCGATCGCGGAGTTGCCGGAGCGGCTTGGTGAGCTTCCGAGCAAGGGGCCGGTCCTGGTCTTGATCGGCCATGCGATGGGTGCCGCCTTGCTGGCTGCCGCCAGCGGAAAATTGGCGCAAGGCTGA
- a CDS encoding DUF934 domain-containing protein, translating to MPLLDRHGAKTEIWTRSEGAAIGNLSHALVAWEVLPEALAQKTRDQRIGVVIPNTVRIPELKLLMRQLSLIAINFPSFGDGRGFSLARLIRNHGFTGTLRASGPLIVDQFAYALACGFDEVELPEASAARQPVEQWTRALGQISHGYQRGYGDSGNILDRRRSARLKHAAAS from the coding sequence ATGCCGTTGCTTGATCGTCACGGCGCCAAGACCGAGATCTGGACGCGCAGCGAAGGCGCTGCGATCGGCAACCTCTCGCATGCGCTCGTCGCCTGGGAGGTGCTGCCTGAGGCTCTGGCGCAGAAGACGCGCGACCAGCGCATCGGCGTCGTCATCCCCAACACCGTCCGCATCCCCGAGCTCAAGCTGCTGATGCGGCAGCTGTCGCTGATCGCGATCAACTTCCCGTCCTTCGGCGACGGCCGCGGCTTCAGCCTGGCGCGATTGATCCGCAATCACGGCTTCACCGGCACATTGCGCGCCAGCGGACCGCTGATCGTCGACCAGTTCGCCTATGCCCTCGCCTGCGGCTTCGACGAAGTCGAATTGCCGGAGGCGAGTGCCGCGCGCCAGCCGGTCGAGCAATGGACCCGGGCGCTCGGCCAGATCAGCCATGGCTATCAGCGCGGCTATGGCGACAGCGGCAATATCCTCGACCGGCGCCGCTCGGCCCGCCTGAAACATGCCGCGGCGAGCTGA
- a CDS encoding DUF2849 domain-containing protein — protein MAAAKRPALPVILLANDLLDGDVVFAAGDANGLNWSRDPGAALIGQDDATADRLDAFAAAELGNQHVVDAYLVDVAIEDGVPVPRHYRERMKTTGPSIRRDLGKQAELPLAQAFLRA, from the coding sequence ATGGCTGCCGCCAAGCGCCCTGCCCTACCAGTGATCCTGCTGGCCAACGACCTGCTCGACGGCGATGTCGTTTTCGCTGCCGGCGATGCCAATGGCCTGAATTGGTCGCGCGATCCGGGCGCGGCGCTGATCGGCCAGGACGATGCGACGGCCGACCGCCTCGACGCCTTTGCGGCCGCCGAGCTCGGCAACCAGCATGTCGTCGATGCCTATCTCGTCGATGTCGCGATCGAGGACGGCGTGCCGGTGCCGCGCCATTACCGCGAGCGGATGAAGACGACCGGTCCCAGCATCCGGCGCGACCTTGGCAAGCAGGCCGAACTGCCGCTTGCCCAAGCTTTCCTGAGAGCCTGA
- a CDS encoding response regulator: MTAFRPRILVIDDEPQIHRFLGPALDAAGYEPIRADDATTGLREIARKPPDAVVLDLGLPDMDGKEALAKARAFYDGPVIILSARDRETEKIDALDAGADDYVEKPFGVGELLARLRVALRHRLERQGAEPALQVGDVEIDLVNRRISKGGAAVKLSPKEYDLLASLAGGNGRVLTHKQILTAVWGPAHEHDVQYLRVFVGQLRQKLEDDPAEPKLIETEPGVGYRLGGLV; the protein is encoded by the coding sequence ATGACCGCCTTTCGCCCGCGCATCCTCGTCATCGACGACGAGCCGCAGATCCACCGTTTCCTCGGCCCGGCGCTCGATGCCGCCGGCTACGAGCCGATCCGCGCCGACGACGCCACCACCGGCCTGCGCGAGATCGCCCGCAAGCCGCCTGACGCCGTCGTGCTCGACCTCGGCCTGCCCGACATGGACGGCAAGGAGGCGCTCGCCAAGGCGCGAGCCTTCTATGACGGTCCGGTGATCATCCTCTCGGCGCGCGACCGCGAGACCGAGAAGATCGACGCGCTCGACGCCGGCGCCGACGACTATGTCGAGAAGCCGTTCGGCGTCGGCGAGTTGCTGGCGCGCCTGCGCGTCGCGCTGCGCCATCGCCTCGAACGCCAGGGGGCGGAGCCGGCGCTGCAGGTCGGCGATGTCGAAATCGATCTCGTCAATCGCCGGATCAGCAAGGGTGGCGCTGCCGTGAAGCTCTCACCCAAGGAGTACGACCTGCTCGCCAGCCTGGCCGGCGGAAATGGCAGGGTCCTGACCCATAAGCAGATCCTCACGGCCGTCTGGGGCCCAGCGCATGAGCACGACGTGCAGTATCTGCGCGTCTTCGTTGGCCAGCTTCGGCAGAAGCTGGAGGACGATCCCGCCGAGCCGAAGCTGATCGAGACCGAGCCCGGTGTCGGCTATCGGCTTGGTGGACTGGTCTGA